In one Deltaproteobacteria bacterium genomic region, the following are encoded:
- a CDS encoding FAD-binding protein gives MDGYTLQALYQILGPKHLLTRPDETEKFASDATDLKFVPEAVAFPGNAEEVSRILLLANEVGFPVIPRGAGSGKTGGALPVEGGLVLAMDRFNRILRIDRDNLIAEVEPGVVTARFQEEVEKVGLFYPPDPASFRVSTIGGNVATCAGGLRAVKYGVTRDYVIGLSMVLPTGEMLRTGVETPKGVVGYDLTRLVVGSEGTLAVITSITLRLLPKPEMKKSMLAFFDRASTAVRTVSEMIRSGILPATLEFMDRLCLDCMRNQTRHFIPPGAEALLLIEVDGDRSSVEMEAERIRRACQGGGCLDFRAATRGEEAEEFWEIRREISETLFVYGPHKISEDVVVPRSRIAEFIDILRGLETRYRLSMPTFGHAGDGNLHVNIMYDKDKEGESERAELAVKDLFRHTLKMGGTISGEHGIGLTKAPYLGMELSKTAIDLMLRVKKAFDPKGILNPGKIFT, from the coding sequence ATGGACGGATACACCCTCCAGGCCCTCTACCAAATTCTCGGCCCGAAGCATCTTCTCACCCGGCCGGATGAAACAGAGAAATTCGCCTCAGATGCCACTGATCTTAAGTTCGTGCCGGAAGCCGTGGCTTTCCCGGGCAATGCGGAAGAGGTGTCGCGTATTCTTCTTCTGGCCAACGAAGTGGGATTCCCGGTAATCCCGAGGGGAGCGGGAAGCGGAAAGACGGGGGGTGCTCTGCCCGTGGAGGGGGGGCTCGTCTTGGCCATGGACCGTTTCAACCGGATCCTTCGTATCGACCGGGACAATCTCATCGCCGAAGTGGAGCCGGGAGTCGTGACGGCCCGTTTTCAGGAAGAGGTGGAAAAGGTAGGCCTCTTTTATCCTCCCGACCCGGCCAGTTTCCGCGTCTCCACGATCGGGGGAAATGTGGCAACCTGTGCCGGCGGGCTGCGGGCCGTCAAGTATGGTGTGACACGTGATTACGTGATCGGGTTGTCCATGGTCCTGCCCACCGGGGAGATGCTGCGTACCGGCGTTGAAACTCCGAAAGGGGTGGTGGGCTACGATTTGACCCGACTCGTCGTGGGCTCCGAGGGTACCCTGGCCGTGATCACCTCCATCACCCTGCGGCTTCTCCCCAAGCCGGAGATGAAAAAATCCATGCTCGCCTTCTTTGATCGGGCCTCAACTGCCGTGCGGACCGTATCGGAAATGATTCGCTCCGGAATCCTTCCCGCCACCCTGGAGTTCATGGACAGGCTGTGTCTCGATTGTATGCGGAATCAAACGCGGCATTTCATCCCCCCTGGTGCCGAGGCCCTGCTCCTAATCGAGGTGGATGGTGATCGGAGTTCCGTGGAAATGGAGGCTGAGAGGATCCGGCGGGCCTGCCAAGGAGGCGGATGCCTCGATTTTCGTGCGGCAACACGTGGGGAGGAAGCGGAGGAGTTCTGGGAGATTCGCAGGGAGATATCAGAAACCCTTTTCGTTTACGGGCCCCACAAGATCAGCGAGGACGTCGTGGTGCCGAGGAGCCGTATTGCCGAGTTCATCGATATCCTTCGGGGACTTGAAACCCGATACCGGCTCTCCATGCCCACATTCGGGCATGCCGGCGATGGAAACCTGCACGTCAACATCATGTATGACAAGGATAAGGAAGGCGAAAGCGAGAGGGCCGAACTCGCGGTGAAGGATCTATTCAGGCACACCCTGAAAATGGGAGGGACGATTTCAGGGGAACATGGTATCGGACTCACCAAGGCCCCCTATCTGGGCATGGAACTATCCAAAACCGCGATTGACCTGATGCTCCGGGTAAAGAAGGCCTTCGATCCAAAGGGGATCCTGAATCCAGGAAAGATTTTCACCTAG
- the folD gene encoding bifunctional methylenetetrahydrofolate dehydrogenase/methenyltetrahydrofolate cyclohydrolase FolD — protein MTAKLIKGTEIREEILQEIEEEVKKIKEEHGVVPGLVTILVGENPASVSYVTLKIKTANRLGFKEIQDNQPEDISEEELLALIDKYNKDDTINGILVQLPLPKHINEKKVLNAIDPDKDVDGFHPVNVGRLMIGGSEVKFPPCTPAGIQEMIVRAGVETSGAEVVVVGRSNIVGKPIANMMLQKGPGANSTVTVVHTGTRDLAFHCKRADILIVAAGVPGLVKPEWIKPGACVIDVGVNRVGEKISEKTGKKVPILKGDVDFDAAKEIAGWITPVPGGVGPMTITMLMKNTLRSLKFKLGIA, from the coding sequence ATGACGGCAAAACTTATCAAAGGCACGGAAATTCGTGAAGAAATCCTTCAAGAAATCGAAGAGGAAGTAAAAAAGATCAAGGAAGAACACGGTGTGGTTCCCGGATTGGTCACGATTCTCGTCGGAGAAAATCCCGCCTCGGTCTCTTACGTGACCCTGAAGATCAAGACGGCCAACCGGCTTGGATTCAAGGAGATCCAGGACAACCAACCGGAGGATATCTCAGAAGAAGAACTTCTTGCCCTGATCGACAAGTATAACAAGGATGATACCATCAACGGAATTCTCGTTCAGCTTCCACTTCCGAAACACATCAATGAAAAGAAGGTGCTCAACGCCATTGATCCCGACAAGGACGTGGATGGATTTCACCCGGTCAATGTGGGCCGATTGATGATCGGCGGTTCGGAGGTGAAATTTCCCCCTTGCACCCCGGCGGGCATCCAGGAAATGATCGTGAGGGCGGGAGTGGAGACCAGCGGCGCTGAGGTCGTCGTGGTGGGACGCTCCAACATAGTCGGGAAACCGATCGCCAATATGATGCTGCAGAAGGGTCCGGGCGCCAACTCAACGGTGACCGTCGTCCATACGGGAACCAGGGATCTGGCCTTCCACTGCAAGCGGGCCGATATCCTCATCGTGGCAGCGGGTGTGCCAGGACTGGTCAAACCCGAGTGGATCAAGCCGGGGGCCTGCGTAATCGATGTAGGTGTCAACCGGGTGGGCGAAAAAATCAGTGAAAAAACGGGGAAAAAGGTGCCCATCCTCAAGGGGGATGTGGACTTTGACGCTGCCAAGGAAATCGCTGGATGGATCACGCCGGTGCCTGGAGGCGTTGGTCCCATGACCATCACAATGTTGATGAAGAACACCCTCCGTTCCCTCAAATTTAAGTTGGGGATCGCCTGA
- a CDS encoding YbaB/EbfC family nucleoid-associated protein, whose translation MGNIMKQAQKFQAKIAKLQEELGDKTVEASAGGGMVIAVANGRQEILSIRIDPEVIDPEDPEMLQDLVLAAVNDALTRAKDMVSEEMGKLTQGMNIPNIPGLTS comes from the coding sequence ATGGGAAACATCATGAAACAGGCCCAGAAGTTTCAGGCAAAGATCGCCAAACTCCAGGAAGAACTGGGTGATAAAACCGTGGAGGCCTCAGCGGGGGGCGGCATGGTGATAGCCGTTGCCAATGGGCGGCAGGAAATTCTTTCCATCCGAATAGATCCCGAAGTCATTGATCCAGAGGACCCGGAGATGCTCCAAGATCTGGTCCTGGCCGCGGTAAACGACGCCTTGACACGGGCAAAGGACATGGTGAGTGAAGAGATGGGAAAATTGACGCAGGGGATGAACATCCCCAATATCCCCGGGCTGACCTCCTGA
- the recR gene encoding recombination protein RecR, protein MSIYPPPLEELISQLSRLPGIGRKSATRVALFILRQDEGLARDLARSILHVKESIRLCSVCFNLTDSDPCRICRDESRDAEVLCVVEGPDDQMAIEESGAFRGRYHVLHGTLSPLDGIGPEDLKIGELLKRLDREEVKEVILATNPTTEGEATSSYLAGLLVSRNVKVTRIALGIPMGGNLRFMDSLTLQHSLKSRSPVRP, encoded by the coding sequence ATGTCCATCTATCCCCCGCCACTGGAAGAGCTTATTTCGCAACTTTCAAGGCTCCCCGGCATCGGGCGAAAATCCGCCACGCGGGTCGCCCTCTTCATTCTCAGACAGGATGAGGGGTTGGCCCGGGATCTGGCCCGGAGCATCCTTCACGTTAAGGAGAGCATACGGCTCTGCTCGGTCTGCTTCAACCTTACCGACAGCGATCCCTGCAGGATTTGCCGTGACGAGAGCAGGGACGCCGAAGTGCTCTGCGTAGTGGAAGGCCCTGATGACCAGATGGCCATAGAGGAATCCGGCGCCTTCAGGGGACGATATCATGTGCTTCACGGAACCCTTTCCCCCCTTGATGGCATTGGACCTGAGGACTTGAAAATCGGTGAGCTCCTCAAGCGCCTGGACAGGGAAGAAGTAAAAGAAGTGATCTTGGCCACCAACCCAACCACGGAAGGGGAGGCGACATCTTCTTACTTGGCCGGGCTCCTGGTCTCCAGAAACGTGAAGGTTACCCGGATCGCCCTCGGGATCCCCATGGGCGGGAACCTGAGATTCATGGACTCCTTGACCCTGCAACACTCCTTGAAGAGTAGAAGTCCCGTGCGGCCGTGA
- a CDS encoding HNH endonuclease has protein sequence MPFDDPGVGEEDIRREKEKARRLRRSAWWMRRTQEGICYYCRRRVGRENLTMDHILPLSRGGKSRKGNIVPACKECNNKKKYLLPLEWEEYMASLSGEKGSGKGD, from the coding sequence ATGCCATTTGATGACCCTGGGGTGGGAGAGGAAGATATCCGGAGGGAAAAGGAAAAGGCCCGACGGCTGCGCCGATCGGCCTGGTGGATGCGAAGGACCCAGGAAGGGATCTGTTATTATTGCAGGCGCCGCGTCGGCAGGGAAAACCTCACCATGGATCACATCCTGCCGCTGAGCCGAGGAGGGAAGAGCCGAAAGGGCAATATCGTTCCCGCCTGCAAGGAATGCAATAACAAGAAAAAATACCTCCTCCCCCTCGAATGGGAGGAATACATGGCCTCCCTTTCCGGGGAAAAGGGTTCCGGGAAAGGGGACTAG
- a CDS encoding NAD-dependent deacylase gives MADELEILRQKLASAERVAVLTGAGVSAESGVPTFRGENGLWRNQDVMDLVTPSGFARDPRRVWEFYNWRRSLINRVTFNPAHEALAELERRIPHFTLITQNVDGLHVRAGSRNILEIHGNLWKVRCTRCNRVSLDDSSDLGPLPKCRDCGGLLRPHVVWFGESLDEALLRRAIQASRECQVMLVVGTSAVVQPAASLSMEAKAGGAVLAEINIEKTPQSEFMDFVFTGKAGELLPKLIENWP, from the coding sequence ATGGCGGACGAACTGGAGATCCTCAGGCAGAAACTGGCGTCAGCCGAAAGGGTGGCGGTCCTCACGGGCGCCGGTGTTTCTGCAGAAAGCGGGGTGCCCACTTTCAGGGGAGAGAACGGCCTCTGGCGTAACCAGGACGTGATGGATTTGGTCACCCCCTCCGGTTTTGCCCGGGATCCCAGGCGGGTATGGGAGTTTTACAACTGGCGCCGGAGTCTCATCAACCGCGTTACATTCAATCCCGCCCACGAGGCCCTGGCCGAACTGGAAAGAAGAATCCCCCATTTCACTTTGATCACCCAGAACGTCGACGGCCTTCACGTAAGGGCCGGGAGCCGGAATATCCTGGAGATTCACGGGAATCTCTGGAAGGTTCGCTGTACCCGATGCAACAGGGTGTCTCTTGACGATTCTTCCGATCTGGGGCCCTTGCCGAAATGCCGGGATTGTGGCGGTCTGTTGAGACCCCACGTGGTCTGGTTCGGCGAGTCCCTGGACGAGGCGCTCCTGCGCCGTGCTATACAAGCCTCAAGAGAGTGCCAGGTAATGCTCGTTGTCGGGACTTCGGCGGTTGTGCAACCGGCCGCTTCCCTCTCCATGGAGGCGAAGGCAGGGGGGGCAGTCTTGGCGGAAATCAACATTGAGAAAACACCCCAGTCCGAATTCATGGATTTCGTGTTCACCGGAAAGGCTGGGGAACTCCTACCGAAGCTCATCGAGAACTGGCCGTGA
- a CDS encoding ATP-dependent 6-phosphofructokinase, protein MKTRIGVLSAGRDCPGINSAIHWLVYSALDKDLVPIRGMMFEIIGIIDGWKGLIQVKPDKKESRKRWTMKLDENLVRTWDRYGGTRLGTSVLNPFDPKKDRSELLLENIKKLGLDALVVIGGFDNLGVAYKLFREGVPIVGIPKTIDKDLSETDYTLGFDSAVNIITHDIDRLRITAGSHSRVFVVESMGRRAGWLALEGGEASGAAIILIPEHDFVMERVIELLKMRKKSGKRYSIVLVSEGAKPRGLEEVHEKRGRDGFGNYYLGGIGGFIAEEIEKHSNLEVRYVALRHLQRGGAPTAYDRRMGRKFGVAAIDMIVNEDFGRMVSLKQGEITTVPFKKALEKLNLVDVEKFYSTKNYRTLDRIL, encoded by the coding sequence ATGAAGACAAGGATCGGTGTGCTTTCCGCAGGCAGGGATTGCCCGGGGATCAACAGTGCGATCCATTGGCTTGTCTACTCCGCATTGGATAAGGATCTCGTGCCCATCCGAGGCATGATGTTCGAGATCATCGGGATCATAGACGGATGGAAAGGGCTCATCCAGGTCAAACCAGACAAAAAGGAGAGCCGGAAGCGATGGACCATGAAACTGGATGAGAACCTCGTCCGGACCTGGGACCGCTATGGAGGCACGAGGTTGGGGACAAGTGTCCTGAATCCTTTTGATCCTAAAAAAGACAGATCGGAACTGCTCCTGGAGAATATCAAGAAACTGGGGTTGGACGCCCTGGTGGTCATCGGTGGATTCGACAACCTCGGAGTCGCCTACAAGCTGTTCCGTGAAGGGGTCCCGATCGTGGGGATCCCTAAGACCATCGACAAAGATCTATCCGAGACCGACTATACCTTGGGATTCGACTCGGCCGTAAATATCATTACCCACGATATCGACCGGCTGAGGATCACCGCCGGATCCCATAGCCGCGTTTTCGTGGTCGAATCCATGGGGAGACGAGCAGGATGGCTGGCCTTGGAAGGAGGAGAGGCATCAGGCGCCGCTATCATCCTGATCCCGGAACACGATTTTGTAATGGAACGTGTCATCGAACTGTTGAAGATGAGGAAAAAGTCCGGGAAGCGGTACAGCATCGTACTGGTCTCCGAAGGAGCCAAGCCCAGGGGGCTGGAGGAAGTCCACGAGAAGCGGGGCCGGGACGGCTTCGGCAATTACTACCTCGGGGGGATCGGCGGGTTCATCGCCGAGGAAATTGAAAAGCATTCGAACCTGGAAGTGAGGTACGTGGCCCTCCGGCACCTCCAAAGGGGCGGGGCCCCCACAGCCTATGACCGTCGGATGGGACGAAAGTTCGGCGTGGCGGCCATCGATATGATTGTAAATGAGGACTTCGGACGCATGGTGAGCCTGAAACAAGGAGAAATTACCACGGTCCCCTTCAAAAAGGCCCTCGAAAAGTTAAATCTGGTTGACGTAGAGAAATTTTACAGCACCAAGAATTACAGGACCCTGGATCGGATCCTCTAA
- a CDS encoding nucleoside deaminase, translating to MEADYPRLMGLALEEARQGFEKGEVPVGALIVSPEGRILSRAHNQPISLCDPSAHAEILALREAGARVGNYRLTGFTLVVTIEPCLMCMGAALHARLAKVVYGAGDPKGGAAGSLYDVSRDERLNHQIEVISGIRGEECARLIQRFFSFRRQGKKSGEVPKWS from the coding sequence ATGGAAGCCGATTACCCTCGACTCATGGGGTTGGCCCTCGAAGAGGCACGGCAGGGATTCGAGAAAGGGGAAGTGCCGGTTGGGGCACTGATTGTCAGTCCTGAGGGACGGATCCTGTCAAGGGCACATAACCAGCCCATTTCCCTGTGTGACCCTTCGGCCCATGCCGAGATTCTGGCCCTTCGGGAGGCGGGTGCCAGGGTCGGGAATTATCGCTTGACGGGGTTCACCCTTGTCGTCACCATTGAGCCCTGCCTCATGTGTATGGGGGCGGCCCTCCATGCAAGGTTGGCTAAGGTTGTTTACGGGGCCGGGGATCCGAAGGGGGGCGCGGCGGGCTCCCTCTATGACGTTTCCCGGGATGAGCGCCTGAACCACCAGATCGAGGTGATTTCGGGGATCCGGGGTGAGGAGTGTGCCCGGCTGATCCAGCGTTTTTTTTCTTTCCGCAGGCAAGGAAAGAAGAGCGGAGAGGTACCGAAGTGGTCGTAA
- the dnaX gene encoding DNA polymerase III subunit gamma/tau produces the protein MAYEVLARKWRPQVFQDVIGQEHVTLTLVNAIRTDRLAHAYLFSGARGVGKTSVARILAKAINCKEGEPGVPCNRCPSCTEITSGSSVDVQEIDGASNRGIDEIRDLRENIKYMPTSSRFRVYIIDEVHMLTLPAFNALLKTLEEPPPHVKFIFATTEPHKVPITILSRCQRFDFKRIPVAKIVQHLGKITAEEGIEINPSGLALIAKEAEGSMRDAQSLLDQVIAYTGSKVKDRDIADILGLVDRALLLETTGAVIEGKVEQCFRIVDKVYNYGYDLKEFYRSLMDQFRNLLVSLVAPGEDLLDVTESDLEVIRKQARMAGEERLQQTLNLLISREEDLRYSSHPRLVLEVLLVKLCSLGSRLSFDALLKKIEELERRLSDPLSSTPEPLRKLSDPGIQWKEKTPEERPVSLDWDGFLIFLSSKSGPIANVLKEFSLLESSGDTVVLSKGGNPFSADYFEDAERMDRLLRYCRQYFNREVKIKIVGERRKENGNLGPPKKEGSISRPEMKVNLPPSVQEVLDMFQGELKGEVPSGNSDPLQPDDTKKP, from the coding sequence ATGGCCTATGAAGTCCTAGCCAGAAAATGGCGCCCCCAGGTATTTCAGGATGTCATCGGCCAGGAACATGTTACCCTCACCCTGGTCAATGCCATCCGGACGGACCGGCTTGCCCATGCCTACCTCTTCAGCGGGGCCAGGGGGGTCGGCAAGACGTCCGTTGCTCGTATCCTCGCCAAGGCCATCAATTGCAAGGAGGGAGAACCGGGCGTCCCCTGTAATCGGTGCCCTTCCTGCACCGAGATCACCAGCGGATCCTCGGTGGACGTGCAGGAGATCGACGGGGCTTCCAACCGGGGAATTGATGAGATCAGGGATCTGCGTGAGAATATCAAGTACATGCCGACATCCAGCAGATTCCGGGTCTACATCATCGATGAAGTCCATATGCTTACCCTGCCGGCATTCAATGCCCTCCTCAAGACCCTTGAGGAACCACCGCCCCATGTTAAGTTCATTTTCGCCACGACCGAGCCCCACAAGGTGCCCATAACCATCCTCTCCAGATGCCAAAGGTTTGATTTCAAGAGGATTCCCGTTGCCAAGATCGTCCAACACCTGGGCAAGATCACGGCTGAGGAGGGAATCGAAATCAACCCATCCGGACTCGCCCTCATCGCCAAGGAGGCGGAGGGCAGCATGAGGGATGCCCAAAGCCTGCTGGATCAGGTCATCGCCTACACGGGTTCCAAGGTCAAGGACCGGGACATCGCGGACATCCTCGGCCTCGTGGACCGGGCGTTGCTTCTTGAAACGACCGGGGCCGTGATCGAGGGAAAGGTGGAGCAGTGCTTCCGGATTGTAGACAAAGTTTACAATTACGGTTATGATCTGAAAGAGTTCTACCGAAGCTTGATGGATCAGTTCAGGAACCTCCTGGTGAGCCTCGTGGCCCCGGGAGAGGACCTCCTGGACGTGACTGAGAGCGACCTGGAAGTGATCCGCAAACAGGCCCGAATGGCCGGGGAGGAGAGGCTGCAGCAGACCCTCAACCTGCTTATCTCCAGGGAAGAGGATTTGAGGTATTCATCCCATCCGCGGTTGGTCCTGGAAGTCCTCCTGGTCAAACTGTGCAGCCTCGGGTCGCGCCTTTCCTTTGATGCCCTGCTGAAAAAGATCGAAGAGCTTGAAAGGAGATTGAGCGATCCTCTTTCCTCAACGCCGGAACCCTTAAGGAAGCTTTCCGATCCCGGCATCCAGTGGAAGGAAAAGACACCCGAAGAAAGGCCGGTCTCCCTGGATTGGGACGGATTCCTGATTTTCCTTTCTTCCAAGAGCGGTCCGATAGCCAACGTGTTGAAGGAATTCAGCCTCCTGGAATCTTCCGGGGATACCGTGGTGCTTTCCAAGGGAGGGAATCCCTTTTCTGCGGATTACTTCGAGGATGCCGAACGAATGGACAGGTTGTTGAGGTACTGCAGGCAGTATTTCAACCGAGAAGTGAAAATCAAGATTGTGGGGGAAAGGAGGAAGGAAAACGGAAACCTGGGGCCCCCCAAAAAAGAGGGCTCGATCTCCAGGCCCGAAATGAAAGTCAACCTTCCCCCCTCGGTCCAGGAAGTCCTGGACATGTTTCAGGGAGAACTCAAGGGGGAAGTCCCCTCGGGGAATTCAGACCCTTTACAACCCGACGATACCAAGAAACCATAG
- a CDS encoding SAM-dependent chlorinase/fluorinase produces MKPSGIITLTTDFGLSDPYVAMMKGVILSVNPRATVCDITHLVRPGSIFQAASVIHESYPFFPEGTVHVAVVDPGVGGERRPLVIQAAGQFFVGPDNGLFTSIIQDCPDLKAYHLKESRFFLPRVTSTFHGRDIFAPVAAHLSLGVQPDRLGSPLQQPVTIPLPRPRERDGVLYGEIVHVDGFGNCITNISGEVLEGFLGSATPLIEVGHLVIDRLSRTYSEAEEGQPLALVNSSDRLEIAVNLGRASEYLGVARDEIIGSVVQVKRR; encoded by the coding sequence GTGAAACCCTCTGGAATCATCACCCTCACCACTGATTTCGGCCTGAGCGACCCTTACGTGGCCATGATGAAGGGAGTGATCCTGTCGGTCAATCCAAGGGCCACGGTCTGCGACATTACCCACCTGGTAAGGCCGGGCTCCATCTTCCAGGCGGCCTCTGTCATTCATGAGAGTTATCCCTTTTTCCCGGAGGGCACGGTCCACGTTGCCGTCGTGGATCCGGGCGTGGGCGGCGAAAGGCGCCCCTTGGTGATCCAGGCCGCCGGGCAATTTTTTGTGGGGCCTGACAACGGCCTTTTCACATCCATCATCCAGGATTGCCCCGACCTGAAGGCCTATCACCTGAAGGAATCACGCTTCTTCCTGCCCCGCGTCACCAGTACCTTCCACGGGCGCGACATCTTCGCCCCTGTTGCGGCCCATCTCTCCCTCGGGGTTCAACCTGACAGACTGGGCAGCCCCCTCCAGCAACCGGTCACCATCCCCCTGCCGCGACCGCGGGAAAGGGATGGGGTATTGTACGGCGAGATCGTCCACGTGGACGGATTCGGCAACTGTATCACCAACATTTCGGGGGAGGTCCTGGAGGGTTTTCTCGGATCTGCCACTCCACTCATCGAGGTCGGGCACCTGGTCATCGACCGGCTTTCACGGACCTATTCCGAGGCGGAAGAAGGACAACCACTCGCGCTCGTCAACAGCTCGGACAGGCTCGAAATCGCGGTCAACCTGGGCCGGGCCTCGGAATACCTGGGGGTGGCCCGGGACGAGATCATCGGGAGCGTCGTGCAGGTAAAGAGACGCTAG